The Toxotes jaculatrix isolate fToxJac2 chromosome 6, fToxJac2.pri, whole genome shotgun sequence genomic interval TCTTCTTATAGTTACCTTTAATAAACTGAgacttctttttaaaataaactctTTATCTTCACTTTACTTTTACCTTTATCAAAACTATCTTTTATtagttcaactttttttttttttacctttaataAACTCCGCGGTCCCCAGCAGCTCCAGGTCCTCACTCATCCTGAACAGCGCGGCCAGGATCGGTGGGTGCTTGACTCCCTCCCCTGTCATgaatccctcctcctcccaccctcCTCACAAATCCTCAGAAACTTTTCAAAGTGCGAACCGCTCGGTTAGCTCTTAGCAGGCTAGCAGCAGCCGAACACAGACTGCGTGAAAAGTTAAAAACTTTCTCCTCACTTTGCCATCAGCCTCTGCGACCGATCTTCACTCACGGAGGAGCCTTTTCTACTGTTTACGCTGTTTGCTTTTCCGCTTTTTAGCCGGTAAACCTCCCCGGGTTAGCATGTTTGCACGTTAGCATTTTAGCCTTGCAACCTCTTGAGGACACTCGCAGAGTCTGAAACTCTGATTGACCGAATCCTGTCTTAAGACACGTTACCATAACAACGAGGGCCGCTCCCATAGCAACCACAGCCAATCAACAACCAGAACGCTCTATGCTACTTTCACGGTCAGATGGGAAACATGAGCAGTGAGGCTTTCAGGTGCCGACGGGAACAAAAGGTTGTTTACTTAGAAGTTCATGAACTTCTACATCACAGTTCCAGATTATAAACCAAAACCTTCAGTCTGAGGCGGGTCCACTGATTTTCATTTGATGGAGCACTTTCATTGGTCGTGTGATTTGTTTATAAAGCACTGTGTAACATTGTTTTTAAAGGTACTATATAAATCAGGTTAATATATGTGTTCAAATATTATTAACTTGATCATTTTCCTGGATAAATATTATGTCTTATATATGTTTCATAAAAGTGATCTCTTTCTTGATCTTCTTTCTGGGTTTTtcatcttgatttttttttctcagtctcaGAGTCTCAGtattaaagatgaaaagaaaaagcacagttAGATGTGTGAGATAGTATGAGTTGGTTTACTTTGCTCctgctctttccttttctctctacAGTTTAGTGAAGTGCCACCTGTTCTCAGGTCAGTTTCAGACCAGGTTTTCTTCTAATCAGACAGAAATCCGGCATCTACCAAACAGACCAGCTGAACCTGGACTCTGGAGAACTCCTGAAACAAGGTGATTTGTTTTGGAAACAGGTTGTATAATCTCACATGACTGGCTGATTCAGGTGGAGATTTAAATCCCAGATTAGTTCTTTAGTGCCTGCAGAGCCTCTGTTTATGTCAAACACACCTGCAATCAGAGAGATCCATACACGGTTTGGAGCTGGTCCAGGTCCTGGTCTGGGTTCGAGTCCAggccctggtcctggtcctggtcctggtgcTGGTGCCAGTCCTGGTCCTATCTGGGGGATGCGGGGACCATCCTGGTGCGTCCTCCAGGCCCCAGTGTCTGCCATGCTGCAGGGCGGCAAGCAGACTGCGAGGACAGGTCTGAACTGAGCCAAGGAGGTGTCAGGTGACCTGGATCAGGTTACTCCTGGTTCCAGAGGGGACAGAGGTGTGAGTTTACAGTCTCCTCGGGTTTCAACACACATTCAGTTCTGAGCAAGGGTTCCTGctgtacacactgtacatcagctcacctgctgcaggtgagttGAAGAGGTTAGAGggacaacaacacaacaccatgATGATGACTTCATGGAAACAAGATGGGGACCACAGGAAGTCTAGGCCCAGATCCAGGTCCACCAAGAAAAGTCCAGATCAAGTCACCTGTCTTCATCGTACAGGGACAGACCCACCTGTCTCACTGCAGGCTGTTAAACACATTACAaccaaaataaactacagtacCCAGAATTCATCACTTTCTCATTCACTTTGTGAAAATCCAGCAAAACTAAAACAATTGTGTGAAGTGGAAAATTCCTGACAGACTTCACTGTCCCAGAGGGACACACATCCAGacaacacacctgcacacacactcaggcacacagtgtcagtcactgctgcagTGGCATCTGGATTTAATGTCTCATAGCTGAGTCTCATAATTTCAACATAATGTCATAATCATGTCATTTTAGAACCTGAGGAtggtcatgattttttttttctcgcacAATCTCATTATGCTGAGCCACAAAATCATAATTATTGACTTATTGTCTCAAAATTTTGATCCTGATCTAAAACTAAACCCAGGAACTTAGCACACTTAACCCAGAGTCTAAGGATCTTAATTTACAAAATCAGAATGTTGTCTTTAAAGGTCATAATTCTGATGTGGGATCTCAGAagtttgacctcagaaagttaTGCTCTGATTTAAAAACGTCCACCTCACATGTCAGGTGTTGACATGTGGTCCTGTGAGCACCCCCAACAGGCGGCAGAGCTTATTACAGCCACAACCCCAACAAAAACCATCCTGATGATTCAGACCCCATCCAGCCTGCTTTCAGGACAGGTccacagtgtgcatgtgtttttcctCCTATTCATGCTGAATATTAACAGGTGGAGACAGTCCACAGTCCTAACTCTGTGTTGGATGTATTCTGAAGTTAATGTGAAGCTTCATTAGCCTGAAGGAGACATAATAAAATTCTGGCTCTATCACATCACAAACATGTTGTGCATGTTTTCTCTGTGGGTTCCTGGTTTTCAGGCCAGAGCCTGAGGAggctttctctctcctgtctgaaCTGTTTTTGCAGCTGGTCTGTGTctgacttctctctgttctcctgaTGGGTGAGACCGTTGTTGCTGTGCTGAGTTAAATGTTCATGTGGGATGATAAAAGGCCGTGAAACTGCAGATTGTATTTGTTTGTCATATTATAAAATTTAGAACTGCACTGGTTCTTCAGACTTCTAATGACTGATTCTGAGAACCCATTAAGAACATAGACAGACATAAACATGAACGTTGGAAagacttttatttcatttattacagTATTTAAGGAAACACCCTGAGAGACAGAAGCTAAGAGGGTCAGCCAAGACGGGAGCAGCTACTGAGTCCAGTAGAAAgacagtgggtgtgtgttcagtgtgtgcgGCTACAGGTTGAGGTTGGCGGCTCCTGATCCTTGACATTCGATGATGTAGGTCACGTTACTGCTGAGCTCATCCTCacattttgttattgtgaacTTTGcctgaaaatatcaaaataagagcacttattaaaaaaaggtttcagCAGTAGATCGAGCAGGACACCGGGACGTAATGCAGCGTCCGtcctcattcatttcattcacttcTACCTTTCACCCTTTCACTCTGCTAGACTCCATAAGTTTTTCTGCTGAAATACCAATGACTGAATGAAGGACTGAGTGAGCCGTTTCTGACCTGAGTGAGCTGCTCTGCGATGTGGATGGCCGTCTGTGTGTGCAGCGTCACAGCACCGGTTCGAATCCGAGACGTTCCCTTTGCCAGCGCCATGAAGATGATGAGCttaggaggaggaagagatcgCGATTCAGAGTGAGGTCAGAGCAAGGTGAGAAGCAAGTTCAGAAGGTGTGTCTCTTACCTGGTCCTGTAGGAACTCGTCCACACAGCCGTTGTGTCTGATGTTCCTCAACAACATTTCAGCAGCTTCAATACCAATTTTATCTGCATACAcacctgcaaaacacacacacacacacacacacacagacacaggtgagcATGTCTGACGATCCCAGCAGTGTGTTCACAGCTTCTGAAGAGGCAGGTGACATTCGggtgtttgtgtctcactgaGACTGAAGATGTGTGGTTgttcaaatgtcaaactaaacaGTGTAAACTCTGGTGTTTCTGGTGAATTCTCCGGTGACGTGCTCACCTTTCTTCCCCAGAGCGGAACCTGCAAACAGACAACCTGTAGACGACTCAGCAATgattctgaaacacagagaagaaggacCAATCAGAAAGCTGCTGAGGACACACCTGTTTCTTTATTAAAACACGCTGCATTCTCTGCATGTGGGAAAAGCAAAACACGAGCAGTTATAACTACATCCAGAAAGCTCTCTGAACTCTTAGTGAACAGTATTTGATTTTTCTGAGGTATTTTATTTGAGGAGATGTCATTTCCCATCTTTCTCCCAGACAGTGaacacagcagtgatgtcaGCAGGTGGGTGGGACTTACATGATGCCGTTGCCGTTACCGCAGGCCTTGTCTTTCTCCTGTAGCGACTGAATGTTAATGTAAAGTTCTTTGATTTCCTTCCTGATGGTTCGAACAGCAGCAGCCGACATGTCTTTAGCCAACTgaagacacagaagaagaagaatgtccaagtatgtttttacacacacatgaaatCTGAACTCTGCATTTAACCCAACCATGAGCAgtgaacactcacacacttactTATTTACTCATATCTGTGTCCCTAGCCCCTTAGCCTAACCCTAAGCTGCCTAACCCTGACCCTTACTTTAACGCTAACCTAAAACCACGtctaaccctcaaacagccctttaaagagTTGAGGAccgaccaaaatgtcctcacccCACAAGGCCTATACGCTAAGTTACTAAAGGGTCTGAAAAGTCATTTAACCTACAGACAAAGACCCTCAGTTGTCAGCACTGTCTGTAAACGCCTCCTGATGATGACACAGAAACTGTTCACACCAATCCAGTTTGAAAGAGCAACGGCCAATGAGGAAACACCAACGCTCGGCTCGGCCGACTGATGGTGTGACTTCATCTCTCAGCCAGTCAGTGACAGACGTTCCTGTTCATGGGGCTGACCTCACTGTTGCAGTCCAGCCAAAAAAGAATCTGATTTAGAAATGAGACCAACATGTGTGATCAGCACATCAACGACAGAACGAGGTGAACGTCTGAAAGGGGCAGAGCCTCCAGCTCTGGGCACTGGAGCAGTGAGAAGAGGTTTGGGTTAAGACACAAGGCGTCATGTctctgccctctcctcctcttggaGCACCTTAGTCCATTTCCATTACAGTTGGGTCTGTAATTAggtaaaacaaactaaaaaaatcaCCTGTCTGTGACCCTGCAGTATAAAAGCAGCAACATGTGTTGTTTACTTTGAAGGGCAGGACTCCAGCGACGAATGCTCTGCCGTAGATCTTGGTGAtgtttcccctctctgtcaTGGTGACAGGCTGCAGCTCTTTGACCGGATTGACTGTCACCAACACTTCACCTCCACCTTTAGGGTAGTAACCcctgagacacacatacacagagtgagacacacacacacacacacacacgtttctcCTTTCTCTACTCAGCAGACGACAGTGAACCAACCTCATTTTGATGTCACAGTCAAAATGGACTCCAAACTTCTCCACAATGGGTTTAAACACCTGAAGAAGAAAGATGGTTAAACACAGTTTTCCCAAAAATCCTTTGAAACTATCAGAATCAACAGCGTGTGTACAGCGTGAGCAGAGTGTGTATAGAACCAGACCTTGACAGTGTAGTCAATCTGAGGAGCCATCTCAGCATTGGTTCCTCCCTTCAGACAGAGCTGTGAAGAGGCGTCAGCGTACAGAGCACAGGGTAGAGctacctgcagcagcagacacacactcctgataaaacaaaacacacacacagaaaacacaaaaatcaaattCACTTACATTAATAAACCACAAGTTAATAAAAAAGAGACACCAGGTTTTGTAGACATGTGGATGATGTTTCACATCCATTCATCAGAACATGGGACCTCCATAAGTGTCTATGGTGAATAACTCTTTAAAAGCCAAAAGAACCCTGAGACCTCCTCAAGTTCCCCTGAAACACGGCTCTTTTAACCTCCTCTGAGACCCCTGGACCCTCCCCGAGGAGCTGTGGTACCCCTCAAAACCACCTGAACTGGAGGTCTGACGGACATTCAGTCGGTCTcaccctgctgtctgtgtgtcggCCGTGTGGTTCCCAGACTGGATCTTTCCTGGAGTCAGACTGATGTCGGTGGAGCCGATGCTGGCTCCCTGCAGACTGCCTGAACACAGATCTGAGACCAGCTGCAGGCCGCTCAGGTGCTGTGGtctgaacacacaacaaaatatcATGGCATGTTTATTATTCTGCAGCTTTATGAAAACAGTTAATGTCTGATCAAATTCTGCCTGAGAGAAATCCTTTCTAAACTCCACTTAAATAGATTCTGCCAGATCATTGaggtaaattaagaaaatacAACTTAAGCCATTTTTGATACCACATTGAATGTaaatacagcaaaaataaagactgtttaTACCTCTGGAGGCCTTatcagaggaaactgaaaatacagCTTTTAAAGACTTTAAGACCTGCAGACACCCATGTTTGGAAATTGAATATAATTTATTAAAATGCTTCCTCTGTTCTTATGCCTCAAAGAAAATGTAAGAATACCATCCAGAAATTGCacaaatttgacatttttacaacaaaagcaaagcaacatattaaacaaaataagatTAAAGATGTGTTTGGATGCTAAGAGTCTGTTAGTACAATCGGCAGCAACAGTTATTAACAAAATCTATTGAAATTATTGAATTGATTCTCAGCTGCTTAATGACGCAGCTTTCTGGAAGAAAGGCTGCGGCAGAGAATCGGAGAAATAACTTGAAGTTTCTGTTGAAGTTTCATGAATGTACAAGCCGCTGTGTGAAGAGGATGGACACAGGATTAAAAAACAGCTCATAGCGATTGTCTGAATGCCTCTGGGCATTTTTCtagagttttgtgttttcactgacaagTCAGACGGTCTTATTGTCCACGAATTTTGAATGGAATCTGGTCTGCGTCTCGTTTCTCAGCTGAAGAGTGAATAGGGACTAACAGGGAAACTAGACTGAAATCAGAGAAGAGTAACAGATAAAATATCACGAGTAACGGGAGCGTTTATTGTTCTCTTTGAACGTCTGCTAACTAAGTTAGCCGACGACACAACTTTAATGAATAGGCTAACATTAGCCTGCTAGCCGCGGGTCTGCTCCCTCACCTGAGCCCCGGTGTGCTCCTGCCGGCGCGGATTTTCGTGATTTTGATGGCAGAGCCGGTGATACAGCTGAGCGCCGCGGAGACTCTCAGGATCTGTCCGCCCTGCAGAGAACCGACACCGGGAAACAGAGCAGACATCAGTGAGCTCGCCACCGGCTGCTACTCGACTGCTACACGCCGCCGTTAGCCTTCTGTTAGCGCATCATCAGCGCGGAACATTTCTCTGGTAAACAAAGTGCAAGTACTTACTCCTTCCATCACGCTGCCATCAATCTCCTTAGCCGCCGCCGCCGGTTCCATCTTCATTCACAACACGAAAC includes:
- the rtca gene encoding RNA 3'-terminal phosphate cyclase, with translation MKMEPAAAAKEIDGSVMEGGGQILRVSAALSCITGSAIKITKIRAGRSTPGLRPQHLSGLQLVSDLCSGSLQGASIGSTDISLTPGKIQSGNHTADTQTAGSVCLLLQVALPCALYADASSQLCLKGGTNAEMAPQIDYTVKVFKPIVEKFGVHFDCDIKMRGYYPKGGGEVLVTVNPVKELQPVTMTERGNITKIYGRAFVAGVLPFKLAKDMSAAAVRTIRKEIKELYINIQSLQEKDKACGNGNGIIIIAESSTGCLFAGSALGKKGVYADKIGIEAAEMLLRNIRHNGCVDEFLQDQLIIFMALAKGTSRIRTGAVTLHTQTAIHIAEQLTQAKFTITKCEDELSSNVTYIIECQGSGAANLNL